CACAGTTGGGGTCGTTTTGACAGCGTTTGCGCGCCCCTCCCTGTCAGGCTTAACGCCCTCATTACCCGGACCCGTCGTGTAGTGGGCCGGTTCTCTCTGACTTTGCTGGCGATGCGGCTGGGCCTTTTTGAGTGCGGCCACAGTGACCCCAGAACGGTGGAGCTGCGGGGAGGAAGCGGGAGAAGGGAGTTTGGCTCGCGCAGCTCCGCTACTGCTGCTTCTGCGACGCCATTTTGTGGCCGCTGAGAGCCCGCCCGCCGCTGTTGGCGCAAACGCGGTCGTAGCGTCGCGAGATTCCTGCTTCCACCCGCTGTGACGCTCCCGCGAGTCCGCCTTTGGGCTGGCCTTGCGGAGGGCGGGGGCGGCTCCGCCCGCACTTCTCGGTCTTTCCTAACTGCGGCAGATGGGAGGGGGCCAGAGCGCCGCGGAGAGTGTGCGGCTGCGCAGTTGGAGAGGTGGCGGTGGGCGTTGCGGTTGCTGCGTCCGGGCCCAGGGAGCGACCGTGTTGGGAAGGAGCCGCGTTTTGGTTTTGTCCGCAAGGAGACTGGTCTCATTAGAGGCGCTCTTGGCAGTCTCGTTCATAATATCACTGGGTAAACATTTTATGCCGTTTGTTTTGATTCTTTGATCGGGCAATCCTCTGACAGTCATTGCTATTATCTCGATTTAATTACTTTCTAATAGGAAATACTAGCCGGACATCATGAGTGGCTGTCGAGTATTCATCGGGAGGCTAAATCCAGCGGCCAGGGAGAAGGACGTGGAAAGATTCTTCAAGGGATATGGACGGATAAGAGATATTGATCTGAAAAGAGGCTTTGGTTTTGTGGTAAGTGTTTACAACTTGCTGAATTATCTAAGTCGGTAGAGTTTTGATAAGCAGATGTTTTTGATCTTGAGTCCAGGTAGAATATTTGTCTTCAGAAAATGTTACCCATTTTTGTGTCTGATTTTTACTGAGGGTGAAAACAACTTAAACTTGGCGGCTCACTGGAACCCACTCCAGTGGCTCTTTGATTAGGTTTTGCTATATGGTAGTGTCGTTAAGATACTCCCCTTCCCATTCTGTCTCCGATTTCAGTGCTCTTAATATGTcgtagaatacttttttttttttaatttttattgcattttagagaATACTCTTTTAAAGCCATGTTAAGTGTCTTGTATTTACGTTTTAGGAATTTGAGGATCCGAGGGATGCAGATGATGCTGTGTATGAGCTTGATGGAAAAGAACTCTGTAGTGAAAGGTGAGACTCCTATGTAACTAGTGAGTCCTGAGACATAGGGCAAATTGGGTCTGCTGGGATGTTTTTCTAAGTAGATCTATATAATTTAAGTGTGTAATggacatttttcttctgtttttgtagGGTTACTATTGAACATGCTAGGGCTCGGTCACGAGGTGGAAGAGGTAGAGGACGATACTCTGACCGTTTTAGTAGTCGCAGACCTCGAAATGATAGACGGTATGTGAAGGGTGGATGGCTGCATTGAACGATTATTGTAGGGGCAGCATTTAAGGTTCAGGAGTTATTAGCAGTGACGATTCCGGGTCCTACCGTataattgtttttgagatggagtctctcactgtcccccggactatcttggctcactgcaacctctgcctcccgggttcaagcgattctcctgcctcatcttctcgagtagctgggattatagaggcCCACCACCTTGTCccgctaaatttttatttatttttagtggagtttcactgtgttggccagtctggtctcgaactgctgacctcttgatctgccttcctcggcctcccaaagtgctggaattacaggcatgagccgctgcgcctggcctgtaTAATCTGTTGTTCTATTCCCATGGTAGCTCATTGTTCTTGATGAATCTTTATGAGTCATAGAAGAACACAGAAACTGTTGGCAGAAGTCATTAGAATGGCTTGTCATATTTGATGACAGTTGAACACAAGTGCTCGTCATTGCATTTCTTCCATTGTGAATACTAATTTTCTTCCTCAGAAATGCTCCACctgtaagaacagaaaatcggCTTATAGTTGAGAATTTATCCTCAAGAGTCAGCTGGCAGGTTTGTTGAAATAcaattttgagttattttaatgtggctttttaaaaaagttaatgggtagttaatgttttattttattaaaagtaattttatcttAAATTAATGGATTTAATGGAAttgtaattttaaacatttaattaaatgtaattgggggatattttgaattttaatattagtgatcaaatgtaaatgttttgaggatatttttcttgttttttaaaatcaatttttaaccAAATATTAAACCCTTTATTTGCCAGCCTGTCTGTGTCGTTGGCCTTATGACGAGGAGTGCCTGTGGGTTATCCTAATCGTTGTCTTGGTCACTCTTGGTTGGGCCTGGTTGACTTTGCCAGTCAGCTCCTACAGTGATCAGTTGGCCACCTCTAGATCTGTGTTTGCCGGTCTAGACGTTATCGGTGCACTTCCTTGAAGTGCCAGGTTGCAGCGATCCCAGAGCGTTGATAACGTGATCTGATCCCTAAGTTGAGACCTGTCTTCCTGTAACGCTTCCGAATAAGAGGTCCGGTCGAAAAGAGTTGAAAGATACGAAATTAGGTGGTCGTTGGAATCCTGATCGCAGTAAAGTGGTCCTTGGTAACTGCTCGAGTAGAACATGTCTGCATCCGCCAATAGTCTGCTAATAGGGAGGGCTGTGCGATTAAAGGCTTCCATCGATTGGGTAGTGTCCTTCAAGTGGGTGGCGAAGAGCCAGTCGGGCATATGTCATGAAGGTTTCTCCGACCGATTAATGGTTTGCTGCTTGACTAGCCtagggaaataataataaaggtaaaGTAAACTTTTTTAATGACATATGGGGCACAAAATAACTGGTGTCTTGtaaatgttctgtttttttttaaataaaatttctctactttagtctttactttaaaaatatgtactgttttccttttttgttgttttttttgtttgttttttcttttgtgctgAGCTCAGTATAGACTAATACtaccttaatgttaaaatcaatttcTTCCAGCATTTTGCTTAAAAGCAATATGCTATTCGCTTATTCCGTGCCCTGACATAGATAATTTTTGAATTCTGATAGAATACAAGTGTGGTAAATGCCATGTTTGTACTTTATCTAACATCTTCTCTTtcagtagtctttttttttttttatatatatatatatcatgtgatTGTTTGTGTGTCCCCTTTCCTCTTCTTTGCTTAACACAATTATCTTGTGTTAAGGATCTCAAAGATTTCATGAGACAAGCTGGGGAAGTAACGTTTGCGGATGCACATCGACCTAAATTAAATGAAGGGTATGTACTGGAAATTGTGgaagtctttaaaaatatcctgAAAATTTTACTGTGAACTTAGTTATGGGGACTTAAATTTTGAGTGTATTAGAATGCAGAGATTCTCCAGGGACAGTTTTGCCGCCTCCCCTGCTCCTCCCACACctttggcagtgtctggagacataCTTGGCTGTCACAACTTGTTGAGGGAGGATGCTcttggcatctagtgggtagggGCTAGGTATCCTGCTGAGCGTCCAATGCATAGGAACTCTTCCCCCCCCAAcacttaattggctcacagtgtAACAGTGTCAAAACCTTGCTTTTTTAATGCTGTATAACCCGGAAATGAGACTCCATAGTAGCAACAGCAAAGTGAACACAGAAAGGACTTATCTAGACTGCTGTGTGCAATGTGTGAGACTACAggatgtatgtattttaaaagtggctttttttccattttagggTGGTTGAGTTTGCCTCTTATGGTGATTTAAAGAATGCTATTGAAAAGCTTTCTGGAAAGGaaataaatgggagaaaaataaaattaattgaagGCAGCAAAAGGCACAGGTATCTCTATATAAAGTCAACATTTGCATTTAACGGGTTTGTTGTAGAGTCTTATCTTTTCTAAGATAAGGctcattttgtctcttttttcataGTAGGTCAAGAAGCAGGTCTCGATCTCGGACCAGAAGTTCCTCTAGGTCTCGTAGCCGATCCCGTTCCCGTAGTCGCAAATCTTACAGCCGGTCAAGAAGCAGGAGCCGGAGCCGGAGCCGGAGCAAGTCCCGTTCTGTTAGTAGGTCTCCCGTGCCTGAGAAGAGCCAGAAACGTGGTTCTTCAAGTAGATCTaagtctccagcatctgtggatCGCCAGAGGTCCCGGTCCCGATCAAGGTCCAGATCAGTTGACAGTGGCAATTAAACTGTAAATAACTTGCCCTGggggcctttttttaaaaaaaaaaacaaacaaaaactacaaaaattcccAAACCATACTTGCTAAAAAT
Above is a window of Callithrix jacchus isolate 240 chromosome 8, calJac240_pri, whole genome shotgun sequence DNA encoding:
- the SRSF5 gene encoding serine/arginine-rich splicing factor 5 isoform X1; amino-acid sequence: MSGCRVFIGRLNPAAREKDVERFFKGYGRIRDIDLKRGFGFVEFEDPRDADDAVYELDGKELCSERVTIEHARARSRGGRGRGRYSDRFSSRRPRNDRRNAPPVRTENRLIVENLSSRVSWQDLKDFMRQAGEVTFADAHRPKLNEGVVEFASYGDLKNAIEKLSGKEINGRKIKLIEGSKRHSRSRSRSRSRTRSSSRSRSRSRSRSRKSYSRSRSRSRSRSRSKSRSVSRSPVPEKSQKRGSSSRSKSPASVDRQRSRSRSRSRSVDSGN
- the SRSF5 gene encoding serine/arginine-rich splicing factor 5 isoform X2; protein product: MSGCRVFIGRLNPAAREKDVERFFKGYGRIRDIDLKRGFGFVEFEDPRDADDAVYELDGKELCSERVTIEHARARSRGGRGRGRYSDRFSSRRPRNDRRNAPPVRTENRLIVENLSSRVSWQDLKDFMRQAGEVTFADAHRPKLNEGVVEFASYGDLKNAIEKLSGKEINGRKIKLIEGSKRHRSRSRSRSRTRSSSRSRSRSRSRSRKSYSRSRSRSRSRSRSKSRSVSRSPVPEKSQKRGSSSRSKSPASVDRQRSRSRSRSRSVDSGN